The Pyrococcus horikoshii OT3 genome includes a window with the following:
- a CDS encoding D-2-hydroxyacid dehydrogenase — protein sequence MKVLVAAPLHEKAIQVLKDAGLEVIYEEYPDEDRLVELVKDVEAIIVRSKPKVTRRVIESAPKLKVIARAGVGLDNIDVEAAKEKGIEVVNAPAASSRSVAELAVGLMFSVARKIAFADRKMREGVWAKKEAMGIELEGKTIGIIGFGRIGYQVAKIANALGMNILLYDPYPNEERAKEVNGKFVDLETLLKESDVVTIHVPLVESTYHLINEERLKLMKKTAILINTSRGPVVDTNALVKALKEGWIAGAGLDVFEEEPLPKDHPLTKFDNVVLTPHIGASTVEAQERAGVEVAEKVVKILKG from the coding sequence ATGAAGGTTCTTGTTGCTGCTCCCTTGCATGAAAAAGCTATCCAAGTGTTAAAGGATGCAGGGTTGGAAGTTATTTACGAGGAATATCCAGATGAAGATAGGCTCGTTGAGCTAGTTAAGGATGTTGAGGCGATAATAGTTAGGAGTAAGCCCAAAGTCACCAGGAGGGTTATAGAGAGTGCCCCAAAGCTTAAGGTTATAGCCAGGGCGGGTGTTGGTTTAGATAACATAGATGTCGAGGCCGCTAAAGAGAAGGGAATAGAGGTAGTCAATGCTCCTGCTGCTAGCTCAAGAAGCGTTGCAGAGCTAGCTGTAGGATTAATGTTTTCCGTTGCCAGGAAGATAGCCTTTGCAGACAGAAAGATGAGAGAAGGAGTATGGGCGAAAAAAGAGGCAATGGGAATAGAGCTTGAAGGTAAAACCATAGGGATCATCGGATTTGGAAGGATAGGTTACCAAGTTGCCAAGATCGCTAACGCCCTTGGCATGAATATCCTCCTTTACGATCCTTATCCAAATGAAGAAAGGGCCAAAGAGGTCAATGGAAAGTTCGTTGACCTAGAGACCCTACTTAAGGAGAGCGACGTAGTGACGATCCACGTTCCCCTCGTGGAGTCTACATATCACTTAATAAATGAGGAGAGGCTCAAGCTGATGAAGAAGACGGCTATACTAATTAATACCTCTAGAGGTCCCGTAGTTGATACTAACGCTTTAGTTAAGGCCCTTAAGGAGGGCTGGATAGCTGGGGCCGGATTGGATGTATTCGAGGAGGAACCCTTACCTAAGGATCACCCATTGACGAAATTCGACAACGTTGTTCTAACTCCACACATAGGAGCTTCAACTGTTGAAGCCCAGGAAAGGGCCGGTGTTGAGGTTGCGGAAAAAGTTGTGAAGATATTAAAGGGTTGA
- a CDS encoding TIGR00153 family protein yields MIGGKEKEVFAKIREHLNAVESTLMAFRKLFEVYIRGDVERAEELLKDVEREESRADELRRNIELMLYGGAFLPASRGDYVRLSELIDNVADAAESAAHSLMFAKPIVPKGLEDEIIRLVDESLKTFEYLKGATLALEDSVDDALMLAKKTETQEEDADKIEYDLLRKIFSREDISTYAKLIWNQVITKIGDVADRAEDASDQIMLIAIKRR; encoded by the coding sequence ATGATCGGGGGAAAAGAGAAGGAGGTTTTTGCCAAGATTAGGGAGCATTTGAATGCCGTTGAAAGTACTTTAATGGCATTTAGAAAGCTGTTTGAGGTATACATTAGGGGGGATGTTGAGAGGGCTGAAGAGTTACTAAAAGATGTTGAGAGGGAAGAAAGCAGGGCCGATGAACTTAGGAGGAACATAGAACTCATGCTGTACGGTGGGGCTTTTCTACCTGCTAGTAGGGGGGATTACGTTAGGCTAAGCGAGTTGATAGATAACGTTGCTGACGCTGCTGAGAGTGCAGCTCATTCTTTAATGTTCGCGAAACCTATTGTACCCAAGGGTCTTGAGGATGAAATAATTAGACTAGTTGACGAATCGTTAAAAACTTTCGAGTACCTTAAGGGGGCGACGCTAGCCCTAGAGGATAGCGTTGATGACGCTTTAATGTTAGCTAAGAAGACCGAAACTCAGGAGGAAGATGCCGACAAAATAGAGTACGATCTTTTGAGGAAGATCTTTTCAAGGGAAGACATTTCGACATACGCAAAGCTTATTTGGAATCAAGTAATAACGAAAATTGGGGACGTTGCTGACAGGGCCGAGGATGCCTCCGACCAGATAATGCTCATAGCTATTAAGAGGAGGTGA
- a CDS encoding 2-dehydropantoate 2-reductase, whose translation MKIYILGAGAIGSLVGGLLANVGEDVTLIGRGRHIEAINKRGLMIEGLTNLKINTKATTSIPGAKPDLIILTTKSYSTDDALNSAKDIVRDTWVLSLQNGIGNEEKIMELGGRPIGGITTNGAVLKEPGVVEWRGRGITLIGLYPKGRNEFVEEVKETFNRAGLETEVTENIIGWKWAKTIVNSAINPIGAILEVKNGAIKDNDYLLSIAVEVVKEGCKIALQNGIKFDISPMELLIQTLEQTRENYNSMLQDIWRGKRTEIDFINGKIIEYAKLVNLEAPLNFLLWALVKAKESLGGGSK comes from the coding sequence ATGAAGATCTATATCCTGGGGGCCGGAGCTATAGGATCTTTAGTAGGTGGGCTTCTTGCAAATGTTGGGGAGGATGTTACCTTAATTGGTAGAGGAAGGCATATTGAAGCAATAAATAAGAGGGGACTCATGATTGAGGGTTTAACTAACTTAAAGATCAATACCAAAGCAACAACTTCGATTCCTGGAGCTAAGCCTGACTTGATAATTCTCACTACAAAATCATATTCAACCGACGATGCTCTTAATTCTGCTAAGGATATAGTTAGGGATACCTGGGTTTTAAGCCTTCAAAATGGGATAGGAAATGAGGAGAAAATAATGGAGCTTGGAGGTAGGCCCATTGGTGGGATAACTACGAATGGTGCGGTGCTCAAGGAACCCGGGGTTGTTGAGTGGAGGGGGAGGGGGATAACCCTCATTGGATTATACCCCAAGGGAAGGAATGAGTTCGTCGAGGAGGTTAAAGAGACATTTAATAGGGCCGGGCTCGAAACTGAGGTTACTGAGAATATAATAGGTTGGAAGTGGGCTAAGACTATTGTTAATTCAGCAATAAATCCAATAGGGGCCATCCTTGAAGTTAAAAACGGTGCAATAAAAGATAATGACTACCTGCTTTCAATAGCCGTTGAGGTAGTTAAGGAAGGATGCAAAATTGCTCTCCAGAATGGTATTAAATTTGACATATCCCCCATGGAACTCCTGATCCAAACCTTGGAGCAAACTCGAGAGAATTACAACTCAATGCTCCAAGATATATGGAGGGGAAAGAGGACTGAAATCGACTTCATAAATGGAAAGATAATAGAATATGCAAAGCTCGTCAATTTAGAGGCCCCATTGAACTTCCTTTTATGGGCCCTTGTAAAGGCGAAAGAATCTTTGGGAGGAGGTAGTAAATGA
- the amrS gene encoding AmmeMemoRadiSam system radical SAM enzyme, translating into MREAMYWKPLGDGRVRCELCPLRCIIDEGKRGSCKIRINKGGKLYTLNYGKVSSIALDPIEKKPLFHFWPGSCALSIGTVGCNMHCKHCQNWEISQADESFPYLQDATPEAIVSLAKHYECESIAYTYNEPTIWYEFVLDTAKLARKEGLNNILVTNGYINEEPFRELAPYIDAMNIDIKAFDDKFYMKIASVPSGEPSRRIAEIAKKEFKIHVELTYLIIPTLNDKEEEIREFARWVVENLGDDTPVHFSRFFPHYKLLNLPPTPIETLEKAYKIAKEEGLKFVYLGNVPGHPGENTYCPSCGKLLIERWGFDIIRYDIVDGKCKYCGEKIPIVGKYQKKKYRGMWW; encoded by the coding sequence ATGAGGGAAGCAATGTATTGGAAGCCCCTCGGAGATGGGAGAGTCAGGTGTGAACTCTGCCCACTAAGGTGTATAATAGATGAAGGGAAGAGGGGATCATGTAAGATAAGGATAAATAAGGGAGGGAAGCTGTACACGCTTAATTATGGTAAAGTTTCCTCAATAGCCCTCGATCCAATAGAGAAAAAACCATTATTTCACTTCTGGCCAGGTTCATGTGCACTCTCCATAGGTACCGTAGGATGCAACATGCACTGTAAGCACTGCCAAAACTGGGAGATAAGCCAGGCCGACGAGAGCTTTCCCTATCTCCAGGATGCTACTCCAGAAGCAATCGTTAGCCTCGCAAAGCACTATGAATGCGAGAGCATAGCTTATACTTACAACGAGCCCACGATATGGTACGAGTTCGTCCTAGATACGGCAAAGTTAGCTAGAAAGGAAGGATTAAATAACATCCTGGTAACAAATGGATACATAAATGAGGAACCCTTTAGGGAGCTGGCCCCATACATAGATGCTATGAACATAGACATAAAAGCGTTCGACGATAAGTTTTACATGAAGATAGCCAGCGTTCCAAGTGGAGAGCCCAGCAGGAGAATAGCTGAGATAGCAAAGAAAGAATTCAAAATTCATGTTGAGCTAACATATCTAATCATACCGACTCTAAACGATAAGGAAGAGGAGATCAGAGAATTCGCAAGATGGGTTGTTGAGAACCTCGGCGACGATACACCAGTTCATTTTTCAAGGTTCTTCCCACACTACAAGCTTCTGAACTTACCACCAACTCCAATTGAGACATTGGAAAAAGCTTATAAGATAGCTAAAGAGGAAGGTTTGAAGTTCGTATACCTAGGTAACGTCCCAGGGCATCCTGGGGAGAACACCTATTGCCCATCCTGTGGGAAGTTGCTGATAGAAAGGTGGGGATTCGACATAATTAGATATGATATAGTGGATGGGAAGTGCAAGTATTGCGGAGAAAAAATCCCCATCGTCGGAAAATACCAGAAGAAGAAATATAGAGGAATGTGGTGGTAA
- a CDS encoding S-layer protein — MEVFDMKVKKIAALAVGAAVAGATLGLASAQPEVPSVPKDFFVKDGEPNVKIVVGSEGAAMDVVSAADIAAAIGSLLYTEKDVEVSDVSVVVKKDITDDPEDIPVFNNFYPDSDQVFKEGTDELDKIPAWWNGGYDEDGNPVFNEDLSHSAWADGTYSGPYELELDNVASYDDYELTGILTLKNITLKEIAEKEVDWKDINDFKDLTVVIDSVVLNTTLEVYNWTKTETEKDPVTGEETTVTKWEISNVQPGSGYSIKETVSEGATAGETLKVLDKEFPIVFVGKAIKSGQIVDQEDSSSMVPIMEQNSMTRDRK, encoded by the coding sequence GTGGAGGTGTTTGATATGAAGGTTAAGAAGATCGCGGCACTCGCTGTTGGTGCCGCAGTAGCCGGTGCAACACTTGGCCTAGCTTCAGCTCAGCCAGAGGTTCCTTCAGTTCCGAAGGACTTCTTCGTCAAGGATGGAGAGCCAAACGTTAAGATCGTTGTAGGTAGCGAAGGTGCTGCAATGGATGTTGTTAGCGCAGCTGACATCGCCGCTGCGATAGGAAGCTTACTCTACACTGAAAAAGACGTTGAAGTTTCAGACGTTAGTGTTGTCGTTAAGAAGGACATAACTGACGATCCGGAAGACATACCCGTATTCAACAACTTCTACCCAGATTCTGATCAAGTATTTAAGGAGGGAACTGACGAGCTCGATAAGATTCCAGCATGGTGGAACGGAGGTTATGACGAAGATGGTAATCCAGTATTCAATGAAGATCTCTCGCACTCAGCGTGGGCAGACGGGACATATAGTGGGCCTTATGAATTAGAATTAGATAACGTTGCTAGCTATGACGATTACGAACTGACTGGAATCCTAACACTTAAGAACATCACACTTAAAGAGATAGCTGAGAAGGAAGTTGACTGGAAAGACATAAACGACTTTAAAGACTTAACAGTAGTTATTGACAGCGTTGTGCTGAACACTACACTTGAAGTTTATAACTGGACAAAGACCGAAACTGAAAAAGACCCCGTTACTGGAGAGGAAACCACTGTAACTAAGTGGGAAATTTCAAACGTCCAACCGGGTTCAGGCTATAGTATTAAAGAAACAGTGTCTGAAGGTGCAACTGCAGGAGAAACTCTTAAAGTCCTTGACAAGGAGTTCCCAATAGTCTTCGTTGGGAAGGCAATTAAGAGCGGACAAATCGTAGATCAAGAAGACAGCTCATCTATGGTACCGATCATGGAGCAAAATTCTATGACCAGGGACAGGAAGTAA
- a CDS encoding S-layer protein, producing the protein MYGTDHGAKFYDQGQEVTFDGYKVKVLDIDVERDKALLKITSPSGDEETVTLEKDGKLHLYFGGGIAIQLLDTFVGIAGTNTVRLQVYTNLKTFKSGDEISDGWVAKFHTDGDYIKWFAIENEDSLEGKEIKLFDTYKVDYTGTIKEKEKGKVTYAVLKAYVAIDPLERQYKELTLGIGDEIEDTAYSIKDVDVEFEPKETYIPKKLTEPITVLDTEIMEQGLENVDSNLILVGGPVVNKVTAALAEDLGVPTTYDEWKEKFGTGADSGQIIYKEKCSKIGGYGVLLVAGTDREGTRAAAEALLEYISKL; encoded by the coding sequence ATCTATGGTACCGATCATGGAGCAAAATTCTATGACCAGGGACAGGAAGTAACCTTCGATGGATATAAAGTAAAAGTTCTTGACATTGATGTAGAGAGGGACAAGGCATTACTCAAGATAACATCACCATCTGGAGATGAAGAGACAGTAACTCTTGAAAAAGATGGAAAGCTACACCTGTACTTTGGAGGAGGAATAGCAATACAGCTATTAGACACATTCGTGGGTATTGCAGGAACTAACACCGTAAGGTTACAAGTTTATACAAACCTCAAGACATTCAAGAGCGGGGACGAAATAAGCGATGGGTGGGTCGCAAAGTTCCATACAGATGGAGACTACATTAAGTGGTTCGCAATTGAGAATGAAGATTCACTAGAGGGTAAGGAAATTAAGCTATTCGATACCTATAAGGTAGATTACACTGGAACCATAAAAGAGAAGGAGAAGGGCAAGGTCACCTATGCAGTCCTTAAAGCTTACGTCGCAATTGACCCACTAGAGCGCCAATACAAGGAGCTAACCCTCGGAATTGGAGACGAGATTGAAGACACCGCTTACTCAATCAAAGACGTTGACGTTGAGTTTGAGCCCAAGGAGACTTACATACCCAAGAAGCTCACCGAGCCCATAACGGTGCTTGACACCGAGATCATGGAGCAAGGACTTGAGAACGTCGACAGCAACCTAATCCTCGTCGGTGGACCTGTCGTCAACAAGGTAACCGCGGCCCTCGCAGAGGATCTTGGAGTTCCAACCACATATGACGAGTGGAAGGAGAAGTTCGGTACAGGAGCTGACAGCGGCCAGATAATCTACAAGGAGAAGTGCAGCAAGATCGGAGGTTACGGAGTACTTCTAGTTGCAGGTACCGACAGGGAAGGAACAAGAGCAGCGGCAGAGGCATTACTCGAGTACATCTCAAAGCTCTGA
- a CDS encoding deoxyhypusine synthase — MKAKDIVLKKSEKIEGVEVKGPWLDDAQSLEEVVSYYYRIGFQATHLGRAIEIWRKVEEKRERGEEIRVFLGYTSNIISSGLREIIAWLVKEKKVDVIVTTAGGVEEDFIKSLKPFILGDWEVDDAELRKKGVNRIGNIFVPNDRYIEFEKYMIPFFERVLKIEEKLSRPLTASEFIYEMGRYMDEKLGKEKEKSVIYWAYKNNIPIFCPAITDGSIGDMLYFFKEERRDSRLIIDIANDIVKLNNLAITAKETASIILGGSLPKHAIINANLFRGGTDYAIYISTAVPWDGSLSGAPPREGVSWGKIKAKADYVEVWGDATLIFPILVWMVMKARGQGYAQ; from the coding sequence ATGAAGGCCAAGGATATAGTTCTCAAAAAAAGCGAGAAAATTGAAGGGGTTGAAGTTAAAGGCCCCTGGTTGGATGATGCTCAAAGCTTGGAAGAAGTTGTTTCCTATTATTACAGAATAGGCTTCCAAGCTACTCACCTGGGAAGGGCCATAGAGATATGGAGAAAGGTTGAAGAGAAAAGGGAGAGGGGGGAAGAGATCAGAGTATTCCTGGGCTATACATCGAACATAATATCTTCAGGTCTTAGGGAGATCATAGCCTGGCTAGTTAAGGAGAAGAAGGTTGACGTGATAGTAACTACCGCTGGAGGAGTGGAAGAGGATTTCATAAAGTCATTAAAGCCCTTCATCCTTGGAGACTGGGAGGTCGACGATGCTGAGCTTAGAAAGAAGGGAGTGAATAGGATAGGGAACATCTTCGTACCAAACGATAGGTATATAGAGTTTGAGAAGTACATGATACCCTTCTTTGAGAGGGTACTTAAAATTGAAGAAAAGCTGAGTAGGCCTTTGACGGCTAGCGAGTTCATATATGAAATGGGTAGGTACATGGATGAGAAGCTTGGAAAGGAGAAGGAAAAGAGCGTGATATACTGGGCCTATAAGAACAACATCCCAATATTCTGCCCTGCAATTACCGACGGTTCAATAGGTGACATGCTGTACTTCTTCAAGGAGGAGAGGAGGGATTCGAGGTTAATAATAGATATAGCTAACGATATAGTTAAGCTGAATAACTTGGCGATAACGGCAAAGGAGACGGCTTCAATAATCCTCGGTGGTTCCCTTCCAAAGCATGCAATAATAAATGCAAACCTCTTTAGAGGTGGGACAGATTACGCTATTTACATATCAACCGCGGTCCCCTGGGATGGTTCTCTGAGTGGTGCTCCGCCAAGGGAAGGCGTAAGCTGGGGGAAGATAAAGGCAAAAGCTGATTACGTTGAAGTTTGGGGAGATGCAACTTTAATATTCCCAATACTAGTCTGGATGGTCATGAAAGCTCGAGGCCAAGGATATGCTCAATGA
- a CDS encoding FKBP-type peptidyl-prolyl cis-trans isomerase, with protein MKVERGDVIRLHYTGRVKETGQIFDTTYEEVAKEAGIYNPKGIYGPVPIIVGAGHVISGLDKRLVGLEVGKKYTLEVPPEEGFGLRDPKLIKVFTMGQFRKQGIVPFPGLEVEVTTDNGRKMKGRVITVSGGRVRVDFNHPLAGKTLIYEVEIVEKIEDPIEKIKALIELRLPMIDRDKVIIEVGEKDVKVNFGEQDVDPKTLILGEILLESDIKFLGYEKVEFKPSVEELLRPKQEEPVEEEKKEEQEESEEAQSS; from the coding sequence ATGAAGGTGGAGAGGGGAGATGTTATCAGGCTCCACTATACCGGTAGGGTTAAAGAGACTGGACAAATATTTGACACCACTTACGAAGAAGTGGCCAAAGAAGCGGGAATATATAATCCAAAGGGGATCTACGGTCCAGTTCCAATAATCGTCGGAGCTGGTCACGTCATTTCTGGATTAGACAAGAGGCTGGTAGGACTTGAAGTAGGAAAGAAGTACACCTTAGAGGTTCCACCAGAGGAAGGATTTGGACTAAGGGATCCCAAGCTGATTAAGGTATTCACGATGGGACAATTTAGAAAGCAGGGGATAGTTCCATTCCCAGGATTAGAAGTAGAAGTCACGACTGACAATGGAAGGAAGATGAAAGGTAGGGTAATTACAGTAAGCGGAGGTAGGGTTAGAGTTGATTTTAACCACCCCCTAGCCGGAAAAACCCTTATTTATGAGGTGGAGATTGTTGAGAAGATCGAAGATCCAATAGAGAAGATAAAAGCCCTAATAGAGCTGAGGTTACCAATGATCGATAGGGATAAGGTAATAATCGAAGTTGGAGAAAAGGATGTTAAGGTAAACTTTGGTGAGCAAGATGTTGATCCCAAGACGCTGATCCTGGGAGAAATTCTTTTGGAGAGTGATATTAAATTCCTGGGATATGAGAAGGTTGAATTTAAACCTAGTGTTGAAGAGTTGTTGAGGCCCAAGCAGGAAGAACCCGTTGAAGAGGAGAAAAAGGAGGAGCAAGAAGAGAGTGAAGAGGCGCAATCCTCTTAA
- the trmY gene encoding tRNA (pseudouridine(54)-N(1))-methyltransferase TrmY, protein MRVFIVKANEAHTDYDFSLKDLPGTSGRIDLICRALNSAFHLSHSFRKNVRVYVTLLGPPSPPKTIRFEGPKLRPKILNPDELSIAKVIIKALNAGKNLKGSSTKELEVLPGVYVSNMTFEDVIRKNIRMNLYVLEEGGADIMKVKFPRNNVAFILGDHIGLSEEDLKTLEGIAKKISIGPKAYLTSHVISYVNIHLDRIGVP, encoded by the coding sequence ATGAGGGTATTCATAGTTAAGGCCAATGAAGCCCATACCGATTATGACTTTAGCCTAAAAGATCTTCCAGGAACCAGTGGGAGGATAGATCTCATATGTAGGGCATTAAACTCAGCGTTCCATCTTTCCCACTCATTTAGGAAGAACGTCAGAGTTTATGTAACACTACTAGGACCTCCAAGCCCTCCAAAGACGATAAGATTTGAAGGGCCAAAGCTTAGGCCAAAAATATTGAATCCCGATGAGCTCTCAATAGCTAAGGTTATCATTAAAGCTCTCAATGCTGGAAAAAATCTAAAAGGAAGCTCAACAAAGGAGCTGGAGGTACTACCTGGAGTTTACGTGAGCAACATGACTTTTGAGGATGTAATAAGGAAGAACATAAGAATGAATTTATACGTTTTAGAGGAAGGTGGAGCCGATATAATGAAAGTTAAATTCCCGAGGAATAACGTAGCATTCATTCTCGGTGATCATATAGGGTTAAGTGAGGAGGATCTAAAAACATTAGAGGGAATAGCCAAAAAAATAAGCATAGGGCCCAAAGCTTACCTTACATCGCACGTGATCTCATACGTGAATATCCATCTCGACAGAATTGGAGTACCTTAA
- the psmB gene encoding archaeal proteasome endopeptidase complex subunit beta: protein MLQLTEKFKGTTTVGIVCKDGVVLAADRRASLGNIIYARNVTKIHKIDEHLAIAGAGDVGDILNLVRLLRAEAKLYYSQSGKRMSVKALATLLANIMNGAKYFPYLAWFLVGGYDEKPKLYSVDMVGGITEDKYATAGSGMEFAYSILDSEYKDNLTLEEGIKLAVKAINTAIKRDVFSGDGILVVTITKEGYKELSDSELEATLKQ from the coding sequence GTGTTGCAATTGACCGAGAAATTCAAAGGTACAACTACAGTAGGCATAGTTTGTAAAGATGGAGTAGTGCTAGCTGCAGATAGGAGGGCTAGCCTAGGGAACATAATATACGCAAGGAACGTGACTAAGATACACAAGATAGATGAGCATCTAGCCATAGCTGGGGCCGGTGACGTAGGCGACATACTGAACTTAGTTAGACTCCTTAGGGCAGAAGCAAAGCTTTACTATTCTCAATCAGGGAAAAGGATGAGTGTAAAAGCATTGGCCACACTGCTGGCTAATATTATGAATGGAGCTAAATACTTCCCATACCTCGCATGGTTTTTAGTTGGAGGGTACGATGAAAAGCCGAAATTATATTCCGTTGATATGGTGGGAGGGATAACTGAGGATAAGTACGCAACTGCCGGAAGTGGTATGGAGTTTGCATATTCGATTCTTGACTCTGAATATAAAGATAATTTAACCCTTGAAGAAGGTATAAAACTGGCCGTTAAGGCAATAAACACGGCAATTAAGAGGGATGTATTCTCAGGGGATGGTATTCTGGTCGTTACCATAACAAAGGAGGGTTACAAAGAGCTTTCAGATTCAGAGCTTGAAGCAACTCTCAAGCAGTGA
- a CDS encoding beta-CASP ribonuclease aCPSF1, whose translation MIKRETQVDQILRDIRAVVNQMVPKEAKITEIEFEGPELVIYVKNPEAIMKDGELIKDLAKVLKKRISVRPDPEVLLPPEEAEKLIFEIVPKEAEITNIAFDPSVGEVLIEAKKPGLVIGKNGETLRLITQKVKWAPKVVRTPPLQSQTIYSIRQILQTESKDRRKFLRQVGRNIYRKPEYKSRWIRITGLGGFREVGRSALLVQTDESFVLVDFGVNVAMLNDPYKAFPHFDAPEFQYVLREGLLDAIIITHAHLDHCGMLPYLFRYNLFDGPIYTTPPTRDLMVLLQKDFIEIQQSNGQDPLYRPRDIKEVIKHTITLDYGEVRDISPDIRLTLHNAGHILGSAIVHLHIGNGLHNIAITGDFKFIPTRLLEPANAKFPRLETLVMESTYGGANDIQMPREEAEKRLIEVIHNTIKRGGKVLIPAMAVGRAQEVMMVLEEYARIGGIEVPIYLDGMIWEATAIHTAYPEYLSRRLREQIFKEGYNPFLSEIFHPVANSRERQDIIDSNEPAIIIASSGMLVGGPSVEYFKQLAPDPKNSIIFVSYQAEGTLGRQVQSGIREIPMVGEEGRTEVIKVNMEVHTIDGFSGHADRRELMNYVAKVRPRPERIITVHGEPQKCLDLATSIHRKFGISTRAPNNLDTIRLR comes from the coding sequence TTGATAAAGAGAGAGACACAGGTCGATCAGATACTAAGGGATATTAGGGCCGTAGTTAATCAAATGGTTCCAAAGGAAGCAAAAATAACGGAAATAGAGTTTGAGGGTCCCGAGTTGGTTATATATGTAAAGAATCCAGAAGCTATAATGAAAGATGGGGAGCTAATAAAAGACCTGGCAAAGGTTTTGAAGAAAAGAATAAGCGTAAGGCCAGATCCGGAGGTTCTCCTACCTCCTGAAGAAGCTGAAAAGTTGATATTTGAGATAGTTCCAAAGGAAGCAGAGATTACCAACATAGCCTTTGATCCCTCAGTTGGGGAAGTCCTAATAGAGGCCAAAAAACCAGGCTTAGTTATAGGGAAAAATGGAGAAACACTTAGGCTTATCACTCAGAAAGTCAAATGGGCCCCTAAGGTTGTCAGAACGCCTCCTCTCCAAAGTCAGACCATCTACTCCATAAGGCAAATACTTCAAACGGAAAGTAAAGACAGGAGAAAATTCCTAAGACAAGTTGGGAGGAACATATATAGGAAGCCCGAATACAAGAGCAGATGGATTAGAATCACTGGACTTGGCGGATTTAGGGAGGTTGGTAGAAGTGCCCTTCTTGTGCAAACAGATGAGAGCTTCGTTCTCGTGGATTTTGGGGTAAATGTTGCTATGTTGAATGATCCATATAAAGCGTTTCCCCATTTCGACGCCCCAGAGTTTCAATACGTCCTGAGGGAAGGTTTGCTTGATGCGATAATAATCACTCATGCTCACCTTGATCACTGTGGAATGCTACCGTATCTGTTCAGGTATAACCTATTCGATGGCCCAATATATACAACCCCACCAACTAGGGATCTAATGGTTCTCCTACAAAAGGATTTCATAGAGATACAGCAGAGTAATGGGCAAGATCCACTTTACAGACCTAGAGATATAAAGGAAGTTATAAAGCATACGATAACCTTAGACTATGGTGAAGTGAGGGATATCTCCCCAGATATTAGGTTAACCTTGCACAATGCTGGGCATATCCTGGGTTCCGCGATAGTACATCTACACATAGGGAACGGCCTTCACAATATAGCCATAACTGGGGACTTCAAGTTCATTCCAACTAGGCTTCTAGAGCCAGCGAATGCAAAGTTCCCAAGGCTGGAAACTCTCGTTATGGAATCAACCTATGGTGGAGCAAATGACATACAGATGCCGAGAGAAGAAGCCGAGAAAAGGTTAATTGAGGTAATCCATAATACGATAAAGAGGGGAGGAAAAGTCCTCATTCCAGCAATGGCCGTTGGAAGGGCCCAGGAGGTAATGATGGTTCTTGAAGAATATGCAAGGATAGGGGGAATAGAGGTTCCAATATACCTAGATGGTATGATCTGGGAAGCTACGGCAATTCACACAGCGTATCCAGAGTACCTCAGTAGAAGACTAAGAGAGCAGATCTTCAAAGAAGGATATAACCCGTTCTTAAGTGAAATATTTCACCCCGTTGCGAACTCAAGGGAAAGGCAAGATATAATTGATAGCAATGAACCAGCGATAATAATAGCATCTTCTGGTATGTTAGTTGGTGGACCCAGCGTTGAGTACTTCAAACAGCTCGCTCCAGATCCAAAGAACAGCATAATCTTCGTTAGCTACCAGGCGGAAGGAACCCTTGGAAGGCAAGTTCAGAGCGGAATTAGGGAAATTCCAATGGTTGGTGAGGAAGGGAGAACTGAAGTAATAAAGGTTAATATGGAAGTTCACACAATCGACGGTTTCTCAGGTCATGCGGATAGGAGAGAGTTAATGAATTACGTAGCTAAGGTAAGACCGAGACCTGAAAGGATAATAACCGTTCACGGAGAACCACAAAAGTGCCTCGATTTAGCAACTAGCATACACAGAAAATTCGGAATATCAACGAGGGCCCCAAATAATTTAGACACCATAAGGTTGAGGTGA